Below is a genomic region from Billgrantia tianxiuensis.
TCCTTGAGTGTCACCTGCTTGACCTCGACGTAAGCGCTGCCACGCTCGTCATCGTCGAGGCGAAAGTCGAGCCGCGCTCCCTCTACCCTGGCCTCGCGTCTGAGCGTGGCATAGCCGGCCAGCGCCGGTACCCGCCCTGCGCTCAGCGCCTCCTCGACGATGCGATTGGTACGCCCAGTATGCACCGAGGCTAGCGCCACGCTACCGTCGGGCTGGGTCAGCTCGATCAACTCCCAGGTCCAGGCCAGCTTGCGAGCCGGGTTGTCGCTGGGCGCCAGCCACACGCGACAGCCCGGCACGTTGACTGCCCGCATCGAGCCGGTATTGGGGCAGTGGGCTACCACTTCGCGGCCGTCGTCAAGGCGTATGTCGGCGAGAAAGCGCTTGTAGCGACGCAACAACACGCCGGGAACCAGGCGGGGATATTCCATCTCGACTCCTACATACGCGCCAGGAAGCGCTCGAGTCGGCTCACCGCTTCCTCCAGGCGGGCGATACCGGTCGTGAAGGCGATACGCACGTGGTGCTCGCCGCCGTTCACGGCGAAGTCGACCCCGGGCGTGATGGCGACATTCTCCTCCTCCAGCAGGCGCTGGCAGAAGACCTGGCTGTCGCGGCTGTAGCGCGAGATGTCGAGCCACAGGTAAAAGGCCCCCTGGGGCGGCAGCGATGGCGCCAGGCCAAGCCGGGCGAGACCCGCCAGCAGCGCATCGCGGCGCCGGCCAAGTTCGTGGCGGCGCGCCTCGAGCAGCTCTCGGCACTCGGGGGTGAAGGCGGCCAGCGCCGCATGCTGGGCCGGAGTAGGCGCGGCGAGGAACACGTTCTGTGCCAGCCGGGTCAGCGGCTCCACGGCCTCCTGCGGTGCCAGTAGCCACCCTAGGCGCCAGCCGGTCATGCCGAAGTACTTGGAAAAGCTGTTGACCACGAAGGCATCCGGCGTGAGCGACGCCACCGTCAGCGGCTCGAGGTCATAGCTGAGACCCTGATAGATCTCATCCACCAGCAGGTAACCGCCGCGCTCGGCCACCGTGTCGGCCACCGCCTTCAGCTGTGCCGCATCGAGCATATGGCCGGTAGGGTTGGACGGCGTGGCGAGCAT
It encodes:
- the sfsA gene encoding DNA/RNA nuclease SfsA codes for the protein MEYPRLVPGVLLRRYKRFLADIRLDDGREVVAHCPNTGSMRAVNVPGCRVWLAPSDNPARKLAWTWELIELTQPDGSVALASVHTGRTNRIVEEALSAGRVPALAGYATLRREARVEGARLDFRLDDDERGSAYVEVKQVTLKEFDGHGYFPDAVSERGRKHLLALAALSEQGQRAVLLFCVAHTGIRDVAPAAHLDPAYAATLRAVVERGVEVVAHGCEVGWQNGSPVAITLGARLPVSLTRQVNVALGID
- a CDS encoding aminotransferase class I/II-fold pyridoxal phosphate-dependent enzyme — encoded protein: MPWNSRVERVAPFRVMSLLEAAQAREAAGHDVIHLEVGEPDFATPEPVVAAGRAALAAGHTRYSPAAGLPVLREAIAGHYAARFGAEVDPARILVTPGASGALLLASQLLVGRSDRVLMADPNYPCNRHFMALAGAEVDNVPIGPHSGWQLDASLIARHWQDATRLVMLATPSNPTGHMLDAAQLKAVADTVAERGGYLLVDEIYQGLSYDLEPLTVASLTPDAFVVNSFSKYFGMTGWRLGWLLAPQEAVEPLTRLAQNVFLAAPTPAQHAALAAFTPECRELLEARRHELGRRRDALLAGLARLGLAPSLPPQGAFYLWLDISRYSRDSQVFCQRLLEEENVAITPGVDFAVNGGEHHVRIAFTTGIARLEEAVSRLERFLARM